In one window of bacterium DNA:
- a CDS encoding non-canonical purine NTP pyrophosphatase produces the protein MPRLVLATRNSGKVREISAVYAVLGARLSGLEDWPELGDLPEEGETYADNAAGKALTVARATGYPALADDSGVEIDALGGGPGVRSRRLLGDAASDEARNAYVLSQLAGLPAPRRGARYRAVIAVATPDGRVETFEGVCEGAIAERPRGTGGFGYDPIFEIAGDGRTMAEVPLEVKNEISHRARALRAARPAVAHALVRAGQEGSSTDANSRASQP, from the coding sequence GTGCCGCGGCTGGTGCTGGCCACTCGTAACTCCGGGAAGGTCCGCGAGATCAGCGCGGTTTATGCCGTCCTCGGCGCCCGGCTGTCGGGGCTCGAGGACTGGCCGGAGCTCGGCGACCTGCCGGAAGAGGGCGAGACCTACGCCGACAACGCGGCGGGCAAAGCGTTGACCGTTGCGCGCGCGACCGGGTATCCGGCGCTCGCCGACGACTCCGGCGTCGAGATCGACGCCCTGGGCGGCGGCCCCGGTGTGCGGTCCCGGCGGCTCCTCGGCGACGCGGCCTCCGACGAAGCCCGCAACGCGTACGTGCTATCGCAGCTGGCCGGCCTTCCGGCGCCCCGCCGCGGGGCGCGCTACCGTGCGGTCATCGCGGTCGCGACACCCGACGGCCGCGTCGAGACCTTCGAGGGCGTTTGCGAGGGCGCGATCGCCGAGCGCCCGCGTGGGACGGGCGGCTTCGGGTACGATCCGATCTTCGAGATCGCCGGCGACGGGCGGACCATGGCCGAGGTGCCGCTCGAGGTGAAGAACGAGATCAGCCACCGGGCCCGCGCGCTGCGCGCGGCCCGCCCAGCCGTGGCGCACGCGCTGGTGCGCGCAGGGCAGGAGGGCTCTTCGACGGACGCCAATAGCAGAGCGTCGCAGCCGTGA
- the rph gene encoding ribonuclease PH yields the protein MARRDGRKDDQLRALTLTRGYTKFAEGSVLVQLGDTRVLCTASVEERVPPFLRGSGQGWVTAEYGMLPRSTQERSPRGDRTGGRVHEIQRLIGRSLRAVVELERLGERTVTLDCDVLQADGGTRTAAITGAFVALVDALMLLRRTGALQRVPIREFLAATSVGIVEGTPVLDLTYEEDSRARVDMNVVMTESGKFVELQGTGEGGPFTKAEAAALTQLAERGIVTLVARQRDALADVLSAL from the coding sequence ATGGCACGCCGTGACGGCCGCAAGGACGATCAGCTCCGCGCGCTCACGCTCACCCGCGGGTACACCAAGTTCGCCGAGGGTTCCGTGCTGGTGCAACTCGGGGACACGCGCGTGCTCTGCACCGCGTCCGTCGAGGAGCGCGTGCCGCCCTTTCTGCGGGGCAGCGGACAGGGGTGGGTCACGGCGGAGTACGGCATGCTGCCGCGGTCGACCCAGGAACGCAGTCCCCGCGGCGACCGCACCGGAGGGCGGGTCCACGAGATCCAGCGTCTGATCGGCCGCTCGCTGCGGGCCGTCGTCGAGCTGGAGCGCCTCGGCGAGCGCACGGTGACCCTCGACTGCGACGTGCTGCAGGCCGACGGGGGCACGCGCACGGCCGCGATCACCGGCGCATTCGTCGCGCTTGTCGACGCGCTCATGCTGCTGCGGCGCACCGGCGCGCTTCAGCGGGTGCCGATCCGCGAGTTTCTCGCCGCGACGAGCGTCGGCATCGTCGAGGGGACCCCGGTCCTGGATCTGACGTACGAGGAAGACTCGCGGGCGCGGGTGGACATGAACGTCGTGATGACCGAATCCGGAAAGTTCGTGGAGCTCCAAGGCACGGGCGAAGGCGGTCCGTTCACCAAGGCCGAGGCCGCCGCGCTGACGCAGCTCGCCGAACGCGGCATCGTGACCCTGGTCGCGCGCCAGCGCGACGCCCTCGCCGACGTACTGTCCGCGTTGTGA
- a CDS encoding N-acetylmuramoyl-L-alanine amidase: protein MSLRAAALMVALLLARPVPSLGQAALPHLIVNDVDVTRETTPEVQDGVLVLPAELVARAFGATAAWNAAAQTLTLTGVAGTVVRLAAGRTGAQVDGTARELPLPPVLRSGTLWVPAVAVLRALGAYVADGNDGQTRFALAQVTNVSWRPDGGGLAVRVSATGPVHVDAHLLHQPERLVVDLGGAVARLTLGAQDIGVAGVVRVRGGQFQLRPFITRIVFDLDHAMKFTVAASPGEIALALGEVVAVRPAPPAGTPAPHPPTAASPPIPVTATVPPATPAAPGAAPSGASPAGTTSSAAPSVAAPSPTPADPSGTAPEPLALPPLPEFVDRPGAFHVQTVAYDDQGHAGRITIQASQRVTYALHQFVYPDRLAIDITGGVYLARRHDIEVDSEAVRNIVISQFQLKPNLTRVLVHLNRKMPYSAAVADAGRTLVVTLGNPGRRLARGSAVIIDPGHGGVDGGAVGPSGLREADAALAISRLVRDALAGQGVPVAMTRTDDSTVPLEERPDLAQRNGGIVFVSIHANASRSAGAAGTETYYKTPESQALARVVQSELAQALGEPDRGVRSADFYVLVNTPMPSVLVETAFITNPSEEAMLRDPATQRRIADAVARAIVKYLDAQRQPAAP from the coding sequence ATGTCGCTGCGGGCGGCCGCCCTGATGGTTGCGCTTCTGCTCGCCCGGCCTGTCCCGTCCCTGGGCCAGGCGGCCTTGCCGCACCTGATCGTCAACGACGTCGACGTCACCCGTGAGACCACCCCCGAGGTCCAAGACGGTGTCCTGGTGCTTCCCGCCGAGCTGGTTGCCCGCGCGTTCGGCGCGACCGCGGCGTGGAACGCCGCCGCGCAAACCTTGACGCTCACGGGCGTCGCGGGTACGGTGGTGCGTTTGGCCGCCGGGCGCACCGGCGCGCAGGTCGACGGGACCGCGCGCGAGCTGCCGCTGCCGCCCGTGCTGCGCAGCGGGACGCTGTGGGTGCCGGCGGTGGCGGTACTCCGGGCCCTCGGCGCATACGTCGCGGACGGCAATGACGGGCAGACGCGGTTCGCACTCGCGCAGGTGACAAACGTCTCCTGGCGGCCGGACGGGGGCGGCCTCGCCGTGCGCGTCTCGGCGACGGGGCCCGTGCACGTCGACGCGCACCTGCTGCACCAGCCCGAGCGCCTCGTGGTCGATCTCGGCGGCGCCGTCGCGCGGCTCACCCTGGGCGCGCAGGACATCGGCGTCGCCGGCGTTGTGCGTGTCCGCGGCGGGCAGTTTCAGCTCCGCCCCTTCATTACACGCATCGTGTTCGATCTGGATCACGCGATGAAATTCACGGTGGCCGCCAGTCCCGGTGAGATCGCCTTGGCGCTCGGTGAGGTCGTCGCCGTGCGTCCGGCCCCGCCGGCGGGCACCCCGGCGCCGCACCCGCCCACGGCTGCCTCGCCGCCCATACCGGTCACGGCGACGGTGCCGCCGGCGACTCCCGCGGCCCCCGGGGCCGCGCCCTCCGGGGCGTCACCGGCCGGCACGACGTCGAGCGCGGCGCCGTCCGTCGCGGCGCCATCCCCGACGCCCGCCGATCCTTCCGGTACTGCGCCGGAGCCGCTCGCGTTGCCGCCCCTGCCGGAGTTTGTCGACCGTCCGGGCGCCTTCCACGTTCAGACGGTCGCCTACGACGACCAGGGACACGCCGGCCGAATCACGATCCAGGCGTCTCAGCGCGTGACGTACGCGCTGCATCAGTTCGTCTATCCCGATCGTCTGGCCATCGACATCACGGGCGGCGTCTATCTCGCGCGGCGCCACGACATCGAGGTCGACAGCGAGGCGGTGCGCAACATCGTCATTTCCCAGTTTCAGCTGAAGCCGAATCTGACCCGGGTCCTCGTGCATCTGAACCGGAAGATGCCGTACAGTGCGGCCGTCGCCGACGCCGGCCGCACGCTCGTGGTTACGCTCGGCAATCCAGGCCGCCGGCTGGCCCGGGGCTCCGCGGTGATCATCGACCCGGGCCACGGCGGCGTGGACGGGGGCGCGGTGGGGCCGTCGGGCCTGCGGGAGGCCGACGCGGCGCTCGCGATCTCGCGCCTCGTGCGCGACGCGCTCGCGGGGCAGGGCGTTCCGGTCGCGATGACGCGGACCGACGATTCGACCGTCCCGCTCGAGGAACGGCCCGATCTGGCGCAGCGGAACGGCGGAATCGTGTTCGTCAGCATCCACGCGAACGCGAGCCGCAGCGCCGGCGCCGCGGGCACGGAGACGTACTACAAGACGCCGGAGAGCCAGGCGCTGGCGAGGGTGGTGCAGTCCGAACTGGCCCAGGCCCTGGGTGAGCCCGACCGCGGCGTCCGCTCCGCGGACTTCTACGTTCTGGTCAACACCCCGATGCCGTCGGTCCTCGTCGAGACGGCGTTCATCACCAACCCTTCGGAAGAGGCAATGCTGCGCGATCCGGCGACCCAGCGGCGCATCGCCGACGCCGTCGCCCGCGCGATCGTCAAGTACCTCGACGCGCAGCGGCAGCCCGCCGCGCCGTAA
- a CDS encoding fructose 1,6-bisphosphatase, with product MASSAGSGRSRVTLTAIKADVGSIAGHTQPSPEMLQAASQMLEARRSASLIDFRVTHTGDDICLLMTHKRGAGAEEIHRLAFDVFMAAGSIAERQGLYGAKQDLLKSEFSGNVQGMGPGVAEMEITERAAEPFMVLTADKTEPGAFNLLLYLTFCDPMYCSGLLLSPDIGKGFTFTVVDVNHTEAEREITLHAPEDLYDLATLLRDTGRFVVKSIHSRAHPEEQAAALSTTRLKHIAGKYVGKDDPVAIVRTQRIFPATEEFGLAFSKVPFVAGDTRGSHNMPLAPVPMNTDSSIFYCLPMVSAAGYSVRDGVLTGPVDLFKNPVWDVFRNKAVEKGAEIRAQGFFNPAMLGMEELEYGGIMERLKNLDTRFVLDGHAPSPRVVKPRS from the coding sequence ATGGCCAGTTCCGCAGGCTCGGGCCGATCCCGGGTCACGCTCACAGCGATCAAGGCGGACGTCGGCAGCATCGCGGGCCACACCCAGCCGAGTCCGGAGATGCTGCAGGCCGCCTCGCAGATGCTGGAGGCCCGCCGCAGCGCCTCACTGATCGATTTTCGCGTGACGCACACGGGCGACGACATCTGTCTGTTGATGACGCACAAGCGGGGCGCGGGCGCGGAAGAGATCCACCGGCTGGCGTTCGACGTGTTCATGGCCGCGGGGTCGATCGCGGAGCGGCAGGGCCTCTACGGGGCGAAGCAGGACTTGCTGAAGAGCGAGTTCTCCGGCAACGTTCAGGGGATGGGGCCGGGCGTCGCGGAGATGGAGATCACCGAGCGGGCGGCCGAGCCGTTCATGGTGCTGACCGCCGACAAGACGGAGCCCGGCGCCTTCAACCTTCTGCTGTACCTGACGTTCTGCGACCCGATGTACTGCTCCGGCCTGCTGCTGAGTCCGGACATCGGCAAGGGGTTTACGTTTACGGTCGTGGACGTCAACCACACCGAGGCGGAGCGCGAGATCACGCTGCACGCGCCGGAGGACCTCTACGATCTTGCGACGCTCCTGCGCGACACCGGCCGGTTCGTTGTCAAGAGCATTCATTCGCGGGCGCATCCGGAAGAGCAGGCGGCGGCGCTCAGCACGACGCGGTTGAAGCACATCGCCGGCAAGTACGTCGGGAAGGACGACCCCGTGGCGATCGTGCGCACGCAGCGGATCTTCCCGGCGACCGAAGAGTTCGGGCTCGCGTTCAGCAAGGTTCCGTTCGTGGCCGGCGACACCCGCGGCAGCCATAACATGCCGCTTGCGCCGGTGCCGATGAACACCGATTCGAGCATCTTCTACTGTCTGCCGATGGTGTCGGCGGCGGGGTACTCGGTGCGTGACGGCGTGCTGACCGGACCGGTGGACCTGTTCAAAAACCCGGTGTGGGACGTCTTCCGGAACAAAGCGGTGGAGAAGGGCGCCGAGATCCGCGCGCAGGGCTTCTTCAACCCGGCGATGCTCGGGATGGAAGAACTCGAGTACGGGGGCATCATGGAACGGCTCAAGAATCTGGACACCCGGTTCGTGCTCGACGGGCACGCGCCGTCGCCCCGGGTCGTCAAGCCGCGCAGCTAG
- a CDS encoding ABC transporter permease — protein MASTRSGQVAQLGPIAARLAFERPRRARTLWGDAWRRFRRHRLAMAGAATFLLLTFGCLVGPIVYRVPINAIDFGHSMSPPSAEHPFGTNDLGQDMLARVLYGGRISIAVGFAAMLTSITLGVLVGAVAGFFGGQIDNVLMRVTDMFLSFPALVLLLLIVYLFHDTITRHLGTQVGTFVLIVSVIGILNWMPTARLVRAGFLAVKEKEFVEAARSVGVGPITQMVRHILPNVLSPVIVAGTLSVAAAILLESTLSFLGYGFPPDVPTWGRLLFDAQNYLDLAPHMALFPGIMICLAILSINYVGDGLRDALDPTRVF, from the coding sequence ATGGCTAGCACGCGCTCCGGCCAAGTCGCGCAGCTCGGCCCGATCGCCGCCCGGCTCGCGTTCGAGCGCCCGCGCCGCGCGCGGACCCTGTGGGGCGACGCCTGGCGCCGGTTTCGCCGGCACCGTCTCGCGATGGCCGGGGCCGCGACGTTCCTGCTGCTGACGTTTGGGTGCCTGGTAGGGCCCATCGTCTACCGGGTGCCCATCAACGCGATCGACTTCGGCCACTCGATGTCGCCGCCGAGCGCGGAGCATCCGTTCGGCACCAACGATCTCGGCCAGGACATGCTCGCCCGCGTCTTGTACGGCGGGCGCATCTCGATCGCCGTGGGCTTTGCGGCGATGCTGACATCCATCACCCTCGGCGTGCTCGTCGGCGCGGTCGCGGGCTTCTTCGGCGGCCAGATCGACAACGTGTTGATGCGGGTCACGGACATGTTTCTGTCGTTTCCGGCGCTCGTGCTGCTCCTGCTGATCGTCTACCTGTTCCACGACACGATCACCCGTCATTTGGGCACGCAGGTCGGTACGTTCGTGCTGATCGTCAGCGTGATCGGCATCCTGAACTGGATGCCGACGGCGCGGCTCGTGCGGGCGGGATTCCTCGCGGTCAAGGAAAAGGAGTTCGTCGAAGCCGCCCGAAGCGTCGGCGTCGGCCCGATCACGCAGATGGTCCGGCATATCCTGCCGAACGTGCTCAGCCCCGTCATCGTGGCCGGGACGCTCTCCGTGGCCGCGGCGATACTGCTCGAGTCGACGCTCTCGTTTCTCGGGTATGGCTTTCCGCCGGATGTCCCCACCTGGGGGCGGCTCCTGTTCGACGCGCAGAACTACCTCGATCTCGCGCCTCACATGGCGCTCTTCCCGGGCATCATGATCTGTCTGGCCATCCTTTCGATCAACTACGTCGGTGACGGCCTCCGGGACGCGCTCGACCCGACCCGCGTTTTCTAG
- a CDS encoding ABC transporter permease gives MTQYIVRRLLTAIPTLVLISMAVFAIVALAPGDPLAGLATNPDVPAEVRQNILHQMGLDQPLPIRYVKWAESWALGNWGYSFGSHMAVTRLLMQRLPTDLWVLGSAYLLAVLIAIPVGVISAVRQYSLSDQIATTAAFVGYSLPTFFTGILMIIIFSVRLRWLPFIYNVQVHDPIGIIKQTIMPVAVLALFQSASLTRFVRSSMLDNVGLDYVRTARAKGLAQRKVILRHVLRNSLIPVVTLIALQLPGVFTGAVVTEQIFRVPGIGSLLISSLQNSDTPVLMAIAFVAAILVVLLNLVADVIYGTLDPRIRYG, from the coding sequence ATGACCCAGTACATCGTCCGTCGCCTGCTGACCGCCATTCCCACGCTGGTCCTGATCAGCATGGCCGTGTTCGCCATCGTGGCGCTGGCGCCGGGCGATCCGCTGGCGGGTCTGGCGACAAATCCCGACGTGCCGGCCGAGGTGCGGCAGAACATCCTGCACCAGATGGGCCTCGATCAGCCGCTCCCGATCCGCTACGTCAAGTGGGCCGAGTCCTGGGCGCTGGGCAACTGGGGTTACTCGTTCGGCAGCCACATGGCGGTGACGCGCCTCCTGATGCAGCGGCTGCCGACCGACCTGTGGGTGCTCGGCTCCGCCTACCTCCTGGCGGTGCTGATCGCGATCCCGGTCGGCGTGATTTCGGCGGTGAGACAGTACTCGCTGTCCGACCAGATCGCGACCACGGCGGCGTTTGTCGGGTACTCGCTGCCGACGTTCTTCACCGGCATCCTGATGATCATTATCTTCAGCGTCCGGCTGCGGTGGCTGCCCTTCATCTATAACGTGCAGGTGCACGATCCGATCGGAATCATCAAGCAGACGATCATGCCCGTGGCCGTGCTGGCGCTGTTCCAGTCGGCGTCGCTGACCCGGTTCGTGCGCTCGTCGATGCTCGACAACGTCGGGTTGGACTACGTCCGGACGGCCCGCGCGAAAGGCCTGGCGCAGCGGAAGGTGATCCTGCGCCACGTCCTGCGCAACAGCCTGATCCCGGTGGTCACGCTGATCGCGCTGCAGCTGCCCGGCGTCTTTACCGGCGCCGTGGTGACCGAGCAGATCTTCCGCGTGCCCGGAATCGGCTCGCTCTTGATCTCGTCGCTGCAAAACAGCGACACCCCGGTCCTGATGGCCATCGCGTTCGTGGCGGCGATCCTGGTCGTGCTCTTGAACCTGGTCGCCGACGTCATCTACGGCACCCTCGATCCGAGGATCCGCTATGGCTAG